The Lolium perenne isolate Kyuss_39 chromosome 6, Kyuss_2.0, whole genome shotgun sequence genome segment GACACTATTCACAGtcagatttgtcttttttgtttctccaaGTGTGGATCAAATTTTAAGCTGAAATTTCTTGGAGTTGTAGATACAACCCATAAGCATGTTGTATATTATTTTCAGATTATTTTCGCATTTTAAAAATATGTTTTTTGTGAGTTGATCCTATGATCACATCTAATAAAGAGATCATATACAAGTCTCTCCCTTAAAAACATTTCCCTCACAAAGAGATTTTGGTGTTTAATGATGATATATTACTGAACTAATCTTGTGCTTAAATGTTATAGGTATATTCAATGAATGACACAACATTGTTGACGCTCCCTCAAAAGCGAAAAGAGTGAAGGACGAGTTTTCAGTTTTTTTATGTCAATTGAGTTGTAGGAAATCCGCACTAATAAGAGCTTTTTTTGTGAAAGGAACAGGTGAAATCAAATTGCGCGTGCAAAACAAATATCGCATCCAAATTACGTTACTATTTTGGTGTGAGACATCCCCTAATCCAACCTTTGGAGTGGATCTGTTGCTCcagcacaaacttttgcccctgGAACTCGAGCCAACATCCGGCTTGCACATCTGGACAAAATACTTTGAGTTGGGTGCAACTTTCTGGGGGGCAACTTGGGTAGGATCACACTTTGTATAGGATCAGTGATATCAAATTTTTTTAACAGACAAAATATGTTCAAATATTCTAAAGAAAATTGACAACATACATCTATGGTACATATTCAACCCTAGAAATTGCAACTTCAAATTCGACATACActtagagaacaaaaaaagacaaATCTTGGGGATAATAGTGTAAAATCATGTTCACCTATACTGACACTATTCACAATATAGTTcgtcttttttgtttctctaccTATATATGGACTTATGAGCTGATTTTCTTTTTGGTGTTGTAGATACAGCCTGTAGGTATGTTGTATATAAGTTCCAGATTTTTTTGCAATTTATACAAATGGAATTTGTAAGTTGATCCTATGATTTCACCTAATGGAGCAATCCTATACAACTCTTCCCCCAACTTtctgtatttgtctaaccctacaTGCCTTAGAGGATGGCTCAACTTTCGATTTCCAGGCGACTATATCCCAATCTATAAAGCTTCGGGAGAATTAAATTGCTAAAGCAAAATAATAATAATCATGATAAACAAAAATACGAATTAAAAAAATGACAACAAATAATGACATGGACCCTTGGGTCCAAAAAAATCAAGCACGGTTGTCGGTATCTTTCTCAATCAAGCTTCCCTCTTTTGGTTCAATAGACTCAACAGATGTAtgcctcctttgattcataggatttgcataggattGTGTAGAATTTATATGCTATGAAAATGTTCCTGcagtagttgtttgattcataggaacatatctcaTAAGAATTTTGTAGTGCAAATTCTGTAAGAAACAAAAGGTCATACCTAATTAAAATTTTCTTTTGTACAATGAAAGAGAACTCATATGTCTATACGATTCAAATAGGCACGACACTCAAACAAAAGGAGTAACTACtcgcccccctccccccccccccctccccaacGCCccaatgcttgtaattcctcttggCACAGAGATATGGTTGTTGCCTGAGCTTTACAATTGTGTAGAAAAAGTTCCATAAGCTACAGTACTAGGGGAATGCACATAAACTCATGTAGAATTTTCACTTATTTGGCTATACCGATTGTGAAGGTGCGGAGCCGGAATATGAAATATTACTAGTTGCATACGTTAGGGGAAAATTAGTAATTTGAGGCATATCAAAGGACGATTGAGTATGATTATCCAAATAAGTAATGGTTGCATGGTCAACCCCCTTATCCATCGGCTTATTTGATGGTGGGATAGGTATAATTCGTTTGTCCATGGATGAAACAATGAGAAACTCTCTTTCATGCAAAAAAATTCTAAAGTTTTATTGAGTAAGCGAACTCATCATGTTGTTCACTAGTATATAGATTTGTGGGGTTACCTATGCATGAGACTTTGAATAAACATGTTGCATGTTGTTATCATGGATATTTTTGCATCGACTCTGGCATGTAATTGGGAAGACTAGGACTGTACGATATAGTATGCACACCAAAGGTTCTAGTAACATCAACATAAGAGTTATTTGCACTTAGATAAGTGAACTGGATATTCATGTCGTTGTTGTAGATTGCAGTCTCTTGATGACACCATCTTCGTATAAAAAATAAGACCACGAAATTAAGATCATTTAAAGTTTCTTCCCCGACGAAGCCGCCCGCCTCTAGAGCCTTGTGAATTCGCTGCCCTCTAACATGGATAACGATAATAAAGATAACGATTGGAGAGAGGCAAACAAATAGACGAACAAGGAAAGTTAGTAAATTAATTTGTTTAATTTATGTTGATCAATCAGACGTCACCTCTCATGCATATACAAGGTAGTTAGACTTCCCGTATAAGAAATAGACTCAAAAACCCTTCCGACTAGTCTTTCTATAGAAGAAATGGGCTTAAAATCTCATTGaaagtgttaagcttcatgcactagccacttgaaccaaaagtccgaactaatggaaagggctagacaATCTACTTGTACACGTCAACAGAAAGCCCTAAAGACGTCGAAATCCAAAAAAGGGAGTTCAAAACTCGATACCTCTAGGCAGTCTTCGATTTGTACGGAGTGAATCATACTAAATACTCCATCCGATTCTTTTTAATTGACTACTATATCCgggtcaattaaaagagaccgaaAGGAGTAGAAGGTACGTTCTCATACAAAGTCTGGACTGTTCAGGCATAAAATGATTTGCTTGTGTCAGGCATCTCTAGCAGCCTGACGATAACGGACGTAAAATGACCATTTACGTATGTACGGTAAAAAAATGCGTTTGCACCCCTATTCAGGGGCTAGACACATAGCGACCGGTCTGTCCACGCATGCGCATTCTGGGATCGAATTTGTGTCGTGAATACATCTGCGCGGAGGCCTACTATGCCCATCTCTCTTTATTAAAGTAATGCACTGCCCATGTGTAAAAGGCATATTTTCTCTCTTTCCTTCCTAATTAATACCCACGAGAGGTTCTTTGGATCAGAAAGGGCCTTACACCTGGAAAAGGTGCTGACGCATACGGACATGTGACCATTTTTCGTGTCCGTGCCCAACACAAACGGACACAACTTATTTGCAAAATACGTCGGACCATTGGATATGCCCTCATACTAAATAGAAAAATATTTCTTGTATTGTAGCTATAGAGATCGCATCCataatagataatagattgaattGATCCAAAGAGCAAAGCTATTCGTCCCAACGAGGCTCTCAACTTTCATTTGAAATACATTTTGATCTTAGATAATTGTGAGAACCATTTTGGTGCGAGAAATTCCTCAAATTTTGTCGAAACTCTCCCGTCCAAGCTCGGATGTCGATCATTCGTGAAGAGAGCTATCCGGTGGCAACTATACTTCGATAAGCTCAAGTCATACTTTGTGCTTCTTCCTAACTTGTTTTCGGGTCACTTTCGAGCATCAACATGATAAATTGGCCGGTGCGTGGTCATTATGGAAATCCGATCAAATTTCTATGTACTATACATGTTCCCCATTTTCACATGAAGGATCCTTATTTGCGCTGATATTTTCATCGAGACTTCGAGAGCACACAAGGGCATGTAAAATGGGGAACGTTTAAGTGTAGGGTGTAAACGGATCGAATTTTGCTCATACTATATCCTTTACAATATATTTTTCTTGGATTCAGATCGGAGTAGATATTGATCGGTTTTAGAATCGAAAGCGGATATACCGGACTTTGGATTCAAATCGAAAATTGGGCGGATTCGAAACAAATAAAAAGTCAGATATATGCTTTCATTGTTAGATAGTTATAGTTCTTGCAAATTTTAAAAGAGATTTAAACTTTTAGTCTTATGTAGTTAAGAAAATAAAGACACAATATGCTAAACTGAAACATAGATAGAAATTTATAGCTAAACATGTGCGCCAAATGAACTTGGCAACTCAATACCAACTGACGGTCTTAACTTTTGATCGAAAAATTGGATAATGTGGTTTAAAACCTTCGAATTATTCTAATCCATATTCTCATGCTATTTGCTATAGCATATCTTATATCGTATCTGGAGGACCACTTTAAAATCAAATATCCTTATTCACTGGATCTTTTAAAATTTAATATGCATACTTTAAAATGGATTTAACGTCGGTTTCGGGATGAAAATTATTCTATCCGTTTAAGCCCTACTTAAATGGGACCCTTAAGGAAAAAAAAAATCCAGAAATCGTTATGAATATTTTTTCGGTGGGCGAGACACGCACGCAAATCAGTCAGTACTCGGCGGCTTGGCCAACTCGTCGGCGTGCATCTAGAAGGTCCCAGATAGCCTGTTCGTGATATCAGGccgagaaaacaaaaaaaaaaaaagtgaaaaaaactcGTAGTTCTCTAGTCCCCACCGCACCACACAACCGGGTTAGGGTTTCCGCTTCCCGGAGCATCTGGTTCGCCGCCGTCGACCGCCGCCGGTgaccgccgccgtcgccatgtCTTCCAGCGAAGACGAGCGCGGGACCGCCTCCAAGCACCACCACCGGGACAAGGAGAAGAACCGTGAGCACTCCTCCTCCCGCCGCCACCGTGAGAGCCGCTCCTCCTCTCGCCACCACCGCGATGACAGGGACGGCGAGCGGGACCGAGATCGCGACCGCAAGCACAGGGACAAGGAGAGGGATCGCGAGGAGCGGAAGGCGAGGGAGCGGGCGGAGAAGGAGCgcgagaaggaggagaagaaggaaagggagagggagagggagagggagagggagagggaggagaTGGAAATGGAAAGGgaaagggagagggagagggagaaggagaaggagaaggagagagAGAGGGCGCGGCGTCGAGAGGAACGCGACAGGGAGAAGGAGAAGTCCAGGAGGCGGGATGCGGTTGACGACGAGGAGAACGGGGACCATGACCGCAAGCATCGCCGCCGGTCCtcgcaccaccatcaccaccgccgtGTTGCGGAGCCTGAGGCGACGCCACcgactagggaggaggaggaggatggcgAGGAGGCGCAGAGGCGGcggcagaagaagaaggaggaagacATGGAGGCTGAACAGCAGCGGCTCGACGACGAGATGGAGCGTCGTCGCCGCCGCGTAAAGGAGTGGCAGGAGAAGAAGCGCCTCGAGCAGCAGCTGCAGCAGCAGGATGATGGTGCCAGTGGTGTTGCCACCTCCATGGAGACTGACGGTGGAAGCAAGTCTGGGAAGAAGTGGACCTTGGATGGCGAGGAGTCGGATGAGGAGGATGCCAAGAAGTCGGATGAGGAGGACTCCAAGAAGTCGGAGGAGAATGCTGGCACTGACGCTGGTGCCATGGATGTTGACTTGCCTTCCAGGAGTATTCATGGGAATAGCGGACCTGCTATGGAGGAGGATGAGATTGATCCCCTTGATGCGTTTATGAACTCCATGGTGTTACCGGAGGTTGCAAAGCTTGAGAGTGCCCCAACAGCAATGGCAAGCGTCCCTGCTGCCAATGCAGGTGACAAGAATGACAAGAGTGTGAAGTCTGCCACGAGTAACGGGGATAAGAAAAGACCAATCAAGGCGATGGGAAGAATTATGCAAGGGGATGACTCAGACTCAGATTATGATGACGCTGATAGTGATGAGGCTGGTTCGGATGATGAGGATGACACGGAGTTCATAAAACGTGTCAAGAAGACGAAGGCAGAGAAGTTGGTTATTGTTGACCATTCCAAGATTGATTACCAGCCATTCCGTAAGAATTTCTATATTGAGGTGAAGGATATCACAAGGATGCCAGCCGATGAAGCGGCTGCCTACCGGAAGCTGTTGGAAATCAAGGTGCACGGGAAAGATGTCCCCAAGCCAATCAAGACGTGGATACAGAGTGGTCTGACAAGTAAGCTACTTGACACCATCAAGAAGCTTGGTTTCGAGAAACCGATGCCTATACAGGCACAGGCGTTGCCAATCATAATGAGTGGACGCGATTGTATCGGTGTTGCAAAGACTGGATCTGGTAAGACTCTAGCGTTTGTCTTGCCGATGCTGAGGCATGTCAAAGATCAACCACCTGTTGTGCCTGGGGATGGCCCTATTGGTCTCATTATGGCTCCTACAAGAGAGCTCGTGGTGCAGATATATTCAGACATAAAAAAGTTCTCTAAGGCACTTGGCATCAACTGTGTTCCTATATACGGAGGTTCTGGGGTTGCCCAGCAGATCAGTGAACTGAAGCGGGGTGCTGAAATTGTTGTTTGTACTCCAGGCAGGATGATTGATATCCTTTGCACTAGCAGTGGAAAGATTACTAACCTTCGAAGAGTTACATTCTTAGTGCTGGATGAAGCTGATAGGATGTTTGATATGGGTTTTGAGCCTCAAATTACTCGAATAGTTCAGAACACCCGTCCAGATAGGCAGACTGTCCTTTTCTCTGCTACTTTTCCACGGCAGGTTGAGATACTCGCACGTAAGGTGCTGACAAAGCCCATTGAGATTCAGATGGGTGGGAGGAGTGTCGTGAACAAAGATATCACACAACTGGTTGAGGTGCGACCAGAAAGTGAGAGGTTCTTTAGGCTGTTGGAGTTGCTTGGGGAGTGGATTGCGAAGGGAAAAATTCTTGTGTTTGTACACTCACAAGATAAATGTGATTCTCTACTTAAAGAGCTGTTCCAGCATGGGTACCCATGTTTATCTCTACATGGTGGAAAGGATCAAAACGATCGTGAATCAACTCTTGCGGATTTCAAGAGTAATGTATGCAGTCTGCTGATTGCTACTAGTGTTGCTGCAAGGGGTTTAGATGTGAAAGATCTTGAGCTGGTTGTCAATTATGATGTCACTAATCATTATGAGGACTATGTTCATCGTGTTGGGCGAACGGGTCGGGCTGGTAGGAAGGGCTGTGCGGTGACTTTTATATCTGAGGAAGAGGAACGCTACGCACCAGACCTTGTCAAGGCTTTGGAGCTATCTGAACAGGCTGTTCCACAAGACCTGAAAGCCTTAGCGGATCGATTTATGTCAAAGGTTAAGCAGGGAACTGAGCAGGCCCATGGAACAGGCTATGGTGGAAGTGGTTTCAAGTTcaacgaagaagaggaggaagcacGGAAATCCGCGAAAAAGGCTCAGGCACGGGAATATGGATATGAGGACGAAAAGTCAGATTCAGATTCTGATGAGGAAGGAGGTGTACGTAAAAAAGGAGGTGACGTTGCAGCACAGGCTATTGCTGCTGCTCAAGCTGCGGCTACTTTGGCTGCCGCCAGGCAGCAAGTACCAGCCACAGTGGCAAACCCCTTGCTTCCTCTGCCGGTTGCACCTAACCAACAAAACAATGATGCTACATTACGTGCACTTCAGGCTGCATTTAACGTGCAGCAAAGTCTGGCAAGGATACAGGCTCATGCAGTTCCAGAACACTATGAAGCTGAGCTTGAGATTAATGATTTCCCACAAAATGCTCGCTGGAAGATCACGCACAAAGAGACATTAGGTCCCATTCAGGAATGGACTGGAGCTGCGATTACTACAAGGGGTACCTTTATTCCTCAAGGCAAAGTTGTTGGTGCTAACGAGCGCAAGCTGTACCTGTTCATCGAAGGCCCCAATGAGTCTTCCGTCAAGAAGGCAAAAACAGAACTGAAGCGCGTCCTTGAGGATTGTGCCAACCATGCACTGAATCTTCCTGGTTCTGCTCAAACCGGAAAGTACTCTGTTATTTGATCTGCAAACATATCACTAAATGGTTCGGTATCGGAGATGGTGAAATTTTCTTGAGAAGGTACAGAATCACTATTGTAGTTATAGAATATTAGCTGCTTGTGTGTGTACGTGATAGCAAGATTGCTTCTGACATTTCATTTTAATTTCTCTGAACATCATAATTCCCAACTTACATATTTCATATTCTTGTCTTGTGGACTACATtttgtattttttttgttttgtgtatttttattTACTAACTATCTTTATGGGTCTATTTCCACATTGCAGCTTACAATGGTTTGCAGATCTCAAAACCTGTTGTTGGACTTCCCCAGAtatgcaactatttttttttaaaTCTAAGCCATGATATAAGGCAGCTACTGGTTACTTAGCGCCATGTGGTTATTGTGGAAATTGTTTTTCTGGAACAATTTTGACGTTTTCTCTAATTGTATTAACAAATTTCGGTTGCCTATGGACAGAAGGCTTAGAACGCTGGTGGTAGTTGCCTTCATGTTTTATGTTCACACAGTTTTCTGTTGTGAGAACTACATGAAGGGGCCATGGCAGCCCATAGAACTGGTGGAGAGTAAACTTAAATACCAGAGAAGGCGCTGAGTTTTTGGGTGCAGATTTGAAGTTGTACCTTTTTTGGATTGATATTGAAAGGAATATCTCACTAGAACTTAATCTGGAACCATCTATGTTATTGATAGTTTGCACTTTCTGAAGCTATTAGTTTGTACTTAATCTGGATCTGTTTATTTTGATTTGGTTTAGTTCATCCATCTTTTTATCCTTTACCTGTTAGTTGTGATTTAGTTTGTTTCATTTTTAATAAGCACAACTATGAGGCTTCTTATATAGACATAATGCTCTCTTTTTGGTCTTCAGGTGGGTGTACTGTACTGTTGCCAGTGGAGGAATGGAGGATTATGTTTGTGAGGTGGTGTGCAGCTGCTGGTGGTCGTAGAGGCTGAGACGCAGTTGAATGCCAACAATTTGCTGTAACGATACAGGTCCCACTCTCTGAACTGTACCGTGTTGCTGCTACCTGTGGGAGTGGACTTTACTTCATCCGTTCTGTACAAACAACCATGAGTCTTGCAACTTGATTGCATTGTGCTGAAGAAGAGACAATCAAAGAGGAGGTGCAATATTAGTTGACCGTGCAGTATAAGTTGACAATGACAGACGATGTCTATGGAATAGTTGACGTTATACTGCCTTAGTATTAAGATGTTGGTCGTTTTGTTGCTTAGAATTTATCTACTGGATGTCTGCTAGCTGAGCTTCCTAATCCGTAGACCACATGCCTACCTGAGATTTTAGGGGATTTTGACTGCCGTCTTCTCTTGTGGTGGTTACTCCTTATCCTTCACTTGAACTCTGTGTTTTCAGTGTAGCTCGTTAGCATCACAGCAAGCGTTTCAGGTACAGTAACATGGTTCTCTTTGCCCCAGCTAGGTTATATGATTCAGACGAACGTCAAGTTCATCTTCCAAATACGCAGCCATAGTACTACCTCCGGTGCTCCAAGGAACCAAGGAGTTAGGTGATTTTTAAATTTAAACAGAAGCGCTGCTAAATTCTTTTATCAGAAGAAGTGAAGCTTACAGCATATATTACACCAGCCAACAAAAGGCTTAACTAGACCGGGAAGTCAGCCACAAGGGCCGGCACCGCTGTCGACCGAAGCTATCCTTGAATATAAGAACAAATGGTACAACAAGCGGCATCAAAGCCTCTGCAGGCCTGCCGCCAACGACAGACACATAAGTCCTAGCCTCATCCTTGATCTTCACGATGATAAAGGGGAAGATGCAGAATAACATAACATTGTGCTCTTTCCAGACTTCCAGAGAACCAATCAAGCATTGAGGCCATAGTTTTCCTAGCATTTCCATTTTTCAACGCCACTTTCTTTTTTACTGAAGTTTCATTTGCCCAAAGTATCATGTTTGTTTGATGTTGTCCCATCCAAAGGGAGAATAGTGAGTTCAAGTTTAGATGATGAAGCGGCACTTATGGAGAAGATGCAAACAGATTCTTAAATTTGGTTGCAGAAGGGGCAATTCCGACAATTTGGCCATCTTCTATTTTGTAAGCAGTCCGCCATCAAAGTTATATTTTGCAAGACCAACCATGCGAACATCTTACATTTCGGTGAGGCCCAAATCTTCCAAACCGAGGCGTCCAACGAAGTGCAGAGAAATAGTATGGGCCATCCAAATAGAGACATGTGCATTGAGATCAATTCACGAAGGATGGCATATTGTTGGATGTGCTCAATATTGAAGCCTTCATGCTTGTTGATTTGATTGCC includes the following:
- the LOC127344959 gene encoding DEAD-box ATP-dependent RNA helicase 45, which translates into the protein MSSSEDERGTASKHHHRDKEKNREHSSSRRHRESRSSSRHHRDDRDGERDRDRDRKHRDKERDREERKARERAEKEREKEEKKEREREREREREREEMEMEREREREREKEKEKERERARRREERDREKEKSRRRDAVDDEENGDHDRKHRRRSSHHHHHRRVAEPEATPPTREEEEDGEEAQRRRQKKKEEDMEAEQQRLDDEMERRRRRVKEWQEKKRLEQQLQQQDDGASGVATSMETDGGSKSGKKWTLDGEESDEEDAKKSDEEDSKKSEENAGTDAGAMDVDLPSRSIHGNSGPAMEEDEIDPLDAFMNSMVLPEVAKLESAPTAMASVPAANAGDKNDKSVKSATSNGDKKRPIKAMGRIMQGDDSDSDYDDADSDEAGSDDEDDTEFIKRVKKTKAEKLVIVDHSKIDYQPFRKNFYIEVKDITRMPADEAAAYRKLLEIKVHGKDVPKPIKTWIQSGLTSKLLDTIKKLGFEKPMPIQAQALPIIMSGRDCIGVAKTGSGKTLAFVLPMLRHVKDQPPVVPGDGPIGLIMAPTRELVVQIYSDIKKFSKALGINCVPIYGGSGVAQQISELKRGAEIVVCTPGRMIDILCTSSGKITNLRRVTFLVLDEADRMFDMGFEPQITRIVQNTRPDRQTVLFSATFPRQVEILARKVLTKPIEIQMGGRSVVNKDITQLVEVRPESERFFRLLELLGEWIAKGKILVFVHSQDKCDSLLKELFQHGYPCLSLHGGKDQNDRESTLADFKSNVCSLLIATSVAARGLDVKDLELVVNYDVTNHYEDYVHRVGRTGRAGRKGCAVTFISEEEERYAPDLVKALELSEQAVPQDLKALADRFMSKVKQGTEQAHGTGYGGSGFKFNEEEEEARKSAKKAQAREYGYEDEKSDSDSDEEGGVRKKGGDVAAQAIAAAQAAATLAAARQQVPATVANPLLPLPVAPNQQNNDATLRALQAAFNVQQSLARIQAHAVPEHYEAELEINDFPQNARWKITHKETLGPIQEWTGAAITTRGTFIPQGKVVGANERKLYLFIEGPNESSVKKAKTELKRVLEDCANHALNLPGSAQTGKYSVI